The Hyalangium ruber nucleotide sequence CGAAGTCTTCCCGCGTCTTCGCCTGGTCCAGCTTCGGGAAGAGCGCACGCGCCTCATCTTCGGTGCCGGGGTATCCGCCGAGCGGGAAGAGCGCGTCAGGCGCGAACGCCATGAAGTTCTCCAGCGCCAGCCGCCGCGTGATGTCCTCGATGTGCGGATTGAGGCCGCGGTTCTCATGGATGACGAGGATCGCGGGCAGCTTGCCCGTGGCCTTCGCCGGTCGAGCCAGGTAGCCCCGCATCTTGCCGTAGCCCTTCGGCGACTCGTACTCCGCGTACTCCGTTTTCAGCCGCGCGTCGTCCTTCGGCACCTGCTGCGCTTCGGCGAACTTTGGCGACAGCATGCCCAGCAACATGGCGGCGGTGACGCCACCGGCGGCAAAGCGCGCTGCCTTCTCGAGAAAGCCACGGCGATCGATGTCGCCATGCACGTACGCATCGAACAGGATGAGCAGGTCCTGGTCGAAGTCCTCGGCTCTCTTCATCTCGGCCATGGCGCCGCAGCGTATCACGCGGGTATGCCGACCCGTGACGCAGTCCCTGCCTGGCTCTGTTGAACTCAGCTACCATGCCGAGCGGCAGCCACCCTCGTCAGCCCTGGAGCACCCATGCTTCGAATTCTCAGCAGCATGCTGCTTGTCCTCACCCTGAGCGGCTGCGCGACGGCGCCTGCTCGCCAACCCGCCACCGCCCCGACCTCAGGAGCCGCACTCATGCGCCTCGGCAATTTTTCCGTCAGCCTCGCCGTCAAGGACCTCGCCGCCTCCCGCGCGTTCTACGAGAAGCTTGGCTTCAGGGTCTTCGGCGGTGACCAGGCCCAGAACTGGCTCATCATGCAGAACGAGACCAGCACCATCGGCCTCTTCCAGGGAATGTTCGACAAGAACATCCTGACGTTCAATCCGGGCTGGGACCGCAACGCCACTGCACTCGCCGACTTTGACGACGTCCGCGAGCTCCAGAAGACCCTCCAGGCCCGTGGCCTCACCCTCGCCTCCGCCGCCGACGAATCCTCCACCGGCCCCGCGAGCCTCATGCTCATCGATCCCGATGGCAACCCCATCCTGATTGATCAGCACGTCCCGAAGCCGGCGCGCTGAGGACGCGGTCGGCTGCATGCTCGGCGGCCCTCCTTCACCAGGGCCTGGCTTGCCACTGCCTCGGGAGCCAGCGCCCTGATAATTTCCCGGCGCCATGTCCGCTTCCCGTTCCTCCCCGGTGTACGCCGCCGAGGTAGGGGGCATCCTGCCCTCCGCGCGGGATGGGGCCCCCTCGGCCCATGAGGCCAGCTCCCCTGAGCGTCCCACCACCACCGTGGAGGGAAGCCTCGAGCGCATCACCTACGCCAACGAGGAGGCCGCCTGGAGCGTGGTGCGGGTGTTGCTCCCCGGTCGCAAGGAGCCCATCACCGCCGTGGGCAACCTCCTGGGCGCCCAGCCCGGCGAGTTCCTGCGCCTCACCGGCTCGTGGGTGCAGGACCGGAAGTACGGGGAACAGTTCCGCGTCGTCTCCTTCGCGACGGTGAAGCCGGCGACGCTGGTGGGCATCGAGAAGTACCTCGGCAGCGGGCTGGTGAAGGGCGTGGGCCCGGCGATGGCCAGGCGCCTGGTGCAGCACTTCGGCCTGGAGACGCTGGACATCATCGACTCGAAGCCCGAGCGGCTGGCGGAGGTGAAGGGCTTCGGGGAGAAGCGCCGCAAGCTCCTGCGCGAAACGTGGGCCGAGCAGCGCGACATCCGTCAGGTGATGGTCTTCCTGCAGTCCCACGAGGTGCCGGCCAGCTTCGCGGTGAAGGTCTACAAGCAGTACGGCGCCAGGGCGGTGGACGTGGTGCGGGACAATCCCTACCGGTTGGCCATCGACGTGTACGGCATCGGCTTTCGCACCGCCGACCGCATCGCCCGGTCGCTCGGCGTGCCTCCGGACTCGCCCAGGCGCGCCGAGGCGGGGGTGTTGCACGTGCTGCGCGAGTTCTCCGAGGACGGCCACCTCTACGCGCCGCGCGAGAAGCTCAGCGCGCGCACGGTGGAGATGCTGGAGGTGACGCCCGCGCTCGTGGAGGCGGCCATCACCCGGCTCGACGCCGCCGAGTACCTCGCCGTGGAGGGGGTCAACGCCCTGGCCCACCCCCGCCCCGAGGACGCCTGCGAGGCGGTCTACTTGAAGGCGCTGCACGTCTCGGAGATCGGCGTCGCCAACCTCCTCAGGGCGCTCGCCGCCTGGCCCGCGCGGCCCCTGGAGGTGGACGTGGAGCGGGCCGTCGCCTGGGCCGAGGCCCGCCAGGGCATCTCGCTGGCCCCCGAGCAGAAGGAGGCGGTGCGTCAGGCGATGGTGGCCAAGGTGCTGGTCATCACCGGCGGCCCGGGCACGGGGAAGACGACGCTGGTCAACGCGATCCTCTCCATCCTGGAGAAGAAGGACCGCCGGCTGTTGCTCGCGGCCCCCACGGGACGCGCGGCCAAGCGGATGGGGGAAGCGACGGGACGCGAGGCGGAGACCATCCACCGGCTGCTCGAGTACAACCCCCGCACCCACAGCTTCCAACGCGACCGGAACAACCCGCTCCAGGCCGACGTGCTGGTGCTCGATGAGGTGTCCATGGTGGACACCGTGCTGATGCTCAGCGTGCTCAAGGCGCTGCCGCCCCACTGCCAGCTGCTGCTCGTGGGGGACGTGGACCAGCTGCCCAGCGTGGGGCCGGGTAGCGTGCTCCAGGACATCATCGCCTCCGGGCATGTGCCGGTGGTGCGGCTCAAGCACATCTTCCGCCAGGCGCAGGCCAGCCTCATCATCACCAACGCGCACCGCATCAACCAGGGCGAGCTGCCCCAGGTGCCCCCCGCCGACGCGCTGGCCGACTTCTACTTCGTGGAGAAGGAGGAGCCCGAGGCCATCCTCGCGGCCGTCAAGACGCTGGTGAAGGAGCGCATTCCGCGCCGCTTCGGCCTGCACCCGGTGGACGAGGTGCAGGTGCTCGTGCCGATGAACCGGGGCCTCATTGGCACCGCGAGCCTCAACGCGGCGCTGCAGGAGCACCTGAACCCTTCCGGAGAGGAGCTCGTCCGGGGCAATCGGACCTTCCGGGTGGGCGACAAGGTGATGCAGGTGCGCAACAACTACGAGCTCAACGTCTTCAACGGGGACATCGGGCGGGTGGAGGTCATCGACCGCGAGGAGCAGGCGCTGGTGGTGCGCTACGACGGGCGACCGGTGGCCTACGCCTGGTCGGACCTCGATGAGCTGGTGCTCGCCTACGCCACCAGTGTGCACAAGTCGCAGGGCAGCGAGTACCCGTGTGTGGTGCTGCCCCTGCACACGCAGCACTACACGCTGCTGCAGCGCAACCTGCTCTACACCGGCGTGACGCGGGGCCGGAAGCTGGTGGTGCTGGTGGGAAGCAAGAAGGCGCTGGGGCTCGCGGTGCGAAATGGGGAAACCCAGAAGCGCTTCACGCGGCTCGCCGCGCGGCTGCGGGACTAGCGCCTCGCGTCGTCCTGCTCACCGACG carries:
- a CDS encoding dienelactone hydrolase family protein — translated: MAEMKRAEDFDQDLLILFDAYVHGDIDRRGFLEKAARFAAGGVTAAMLLGMLSPKFAEAQQVPKDDARLKTEYAEYESPKGYGKMRGYLARPAKATGKLPAILVIHENRGLNPHIEDITRRLALENFMAFAPDALFPLGGYPGTEDEARALFPKLDQAKTREDFVAAVQWLTKRPDSTGKVGVVGFCYGGAMANILATRIPKLAASVPFYGTSPAPEEVAKIKAPLLIHLAENDERVNSSFPPYEEALKKNKAKYQAFTYPGTQHGFNNDTTPRYDPEAAKLAWTRTLEFCKTSPCPVVTGSGLS
- a CDS encoding VOC family protein is translated as MLRILSSMLLVLTLSGCATAPARQPATAPTSGAALMRLGNFSVSLAVKDLAASRAFYEKLGFRVFGGDQAQNWLIMQNETSTIGLFQGMFDKNILTFNPGWDRNATALADFDDVRELQKTLQARGLTLASAADESSTGPASLMLIDPDGNPILIDQHVPKPAR
- a CDS encoding ATP-dependent RecD-like DNA helicase; the encoded protein is MSASRSSPVYAAEVGGILPSARDGAPSAHEASSPERPTTTVEGSLERITYANEEAAWSVVRVLLPGRKEPITAVGNLLGAQPGEFLRLTGSWVQDRKYGEQFRVVSFATVKPATLVGIEKYLGSGLVKGVGPAMARRLVQHFGLETLDIIDSKPERLAEVKGFGEKRRKLLRETWAEQRDIRQVMVFLQSHEVPASFAVKVYKQYGARAVDVVRDNPYRLAIDVYGIGFRTADRIARSLGVPPDSPRRAEAGVLHVLREFSEDGHLYAPREKLSARTVEMLEVTPALVEAAITRLDAAEYLAVEGVNALAHPRPEDACEAVYLKALHVSEIGVANLLRALAAWPARPLEVDVERAVAWAEARQGISLAPEQKEAVRQAMVAKVLVITGGPGTGKTTLVNAILSILEKKDRRLLLAAPTGRAAKRMGEATGREAETIHRLLEYNPRTHSFQRDRNNPLQADVLVLDEVSMVDTVLMLSVLKALPPHCQLLLVGDVDQLPSVGPGSVLQDIIASGHVPVVRLKHIFRQAQASLIITNAHRINQGELPQVPPADALADFYFVEKEEPEAILAAVKTLVKERIPRRFGLHPVDEVQVLVPMNRGLIGTASLNAALQEHLNPSGEELVRGNRTFRVGDKVMQVRNNYELNVFNGDIGRVEVIDREEQALVVRYDGRPVAYAWSDLDELVLAYATSVHKSQGSEYPCVVLPLHTQHYTLLQRNLLYTGVTRGRKLVVLVGSKKALGLAVRNGETQKRFTRLAARLRD